Proteins encoded in a region of the Mixophyes fleayi isolate aMixFle1 chromosome 5, aMixFle1.hap1, whole genome shotgun sequence genome:
- the LOC142159196 gene encoding hyccin-like: MLTTERAAVEEWLSEFKTLPEASITSYAVSLKEKSSLVSALYEVIQEPQSELLEPVCHQLFEFYRSKEKHLRTFTIQFLPELIWCYLSVSTSRDLQSNGCIEALLLSIYNLEIMDEQGHSKVLSFTIPSLSKPSVFHEPSSIGSMALTDGALSQHGLARVVYSGPHPQREMLTAQNRFEVLTFLLLCYNAALNYMPALSPRSLCQISSRLCVCGYPRQHARKYMGVKNRIQVSSEFMVQLLTGIYYSL, encoded by the coding sequence ATGTTGACTACAGAGAGAGCAGCTGTGGAGGAATGGTTATCTGAGTTTAAGACCCTGCCTGAGGCATCCATTACAAGTTATGCTGTAAGTTTGAAGGAGAAGAGTTCTTTGGTCTCTGCCCTGTATGAAGTGATTCAGGAACCTCAGAGTGAGCTGCTGGAACCAGTCTGCCACCAACTCTTTGAGTTCTACCGCAGCAAAGAGAAGCACTTGAGGACGTTTACGATTCAGTTCCTTCCAGAACTAATATGGTGTTACCTGTCTGTGTCCACCAGCAGGGACCTACAGAGCAATGGCTGCATCGAGGCTCTTCTGCTGAGTATCTACAATTTGGAAATTATGGATGAACAGGGACACAGCAAGGTTTTGTCGTTTACAATTCCATCCTTATCGAAGCCATCCGTATTCCACGAGCCTTCTAGTATAGGGTCAATGGCACTCACAGACGGAGCTCTGTCACAACATGGCCTCGCCAGGGTCGTGTACAGCGGACCTCATCCACAGAGAGAGATGTTAACAGCTCAAAACAGGTTTGAAGTATTGACATTTCTCTTACTGTGCTATAATGCTGCCTTAAACTACATGCCAGCTCTTTCCCCCCGATCCCTGTGTCAGATATCCTCAAGGCTCTGTGTCTGTGGATACCCTCGCCAACATGCAAGAAAATACATGGGTGTCAAGAACAGAATACAGGTCTCCTCTGAATTTATGGTGCAGCTTCTAACCGGCATTTACTACTCATTGTAA